The sequence GTCGCTGCTGGCCAGCGGTGCCTTCGGTTTGGCTGCCGGCTTGCGCTTGGCGGCGGGCTTGGCGCCGGCCTTCTTGCCAGCGTCGGTCTTTTTCTTCTTGGTCCCGGCAGCCTTGCCCGAGGCCTTGACCTTCTTCGGCCCCTTGTAGCTGGCCTTCAGGCCCGGGATGACGCGTTGCTCGAAGCGCAGCTTGAGGTAGCGCTCGATGCTCGACATCAGGTTCCAGTCGGTGTGCGCGACCAGCGAAATGGCGACACCGGCAGCGCCCGCGCGACCGGTGCGGCCGATACGGTGCACGTACTCGTCGCCCTTGCGCGGCATGTCGTAGTTGATCACCAGGTCCAGGCCGTCGACGTCCAGGCCGCGGGCGGCGACGTCGGTGGCGACCAGGATCTTCACCGCGCCCTGCTTCAGGCGCTCGATCGCCAGCTTGCGGTCCTTCTGGTCCTTCTCGCCGTGCAGGACGAAGACCTTGTGCCCGGCGGCGATCAGCCGGCCGGTCAGGCGGTCGGCCTGGACGCGGGTGTTGGTGAAGACGATGGCCTTCTCGTAGGTCTCGTTCTGCAGCAGCCAGAACAGCACGGCTTCCTTGTGCTCGCCCTCGTCGACCAGCACGACCTGCTGGCTCACCTCTTCGTTGAGCTCGCTGACCTGGTTCAGCAGCAGGTGCTCCGGCTCGCGCAGCACGGTTTCGATCATCTCGCGCAGGCCGCTGCCGGTGGTGGCGGAGAACAGCAGGGTCTGGCGCTGCGCCGGGCATTGCGCGGCGAGCTTGAGCACGTCCTCGGAGAAGCCCATGTCGAGCATGCGGTCGGCTTCATCGAGCACCAGCACCTCGACATCGTTCAGCGGCAGGTTGCCGGCGTTGAACTGCTCGTTCAGCCGGCCAGGGGTGCCAATGATGATTTCCGGGTTCTTGCGCAGGCGCGCGCCCTGCACCTTGAAGTCCTCGCCCCCGGTGATCAGGCAGGCCTTGATGAAGGTGAACTGGGCGAAGCGCTCG is a genomic window of Pseudomonas knackmussii B13 containing:
- a CDS encoding DEAD/DEAH box helicase translates to MFAQFALHERLLKALDSLSFTEPTAVQAAAIPKALEGRDLRVTAQTGSGKTAAFLLPLLHRLLAEEKPKSGARALILLPTRELAQQTLKEVERFAQFTFIKACLITGGEDFKVQGARLRKNPEIIIGTPGRLNEQFNAGNLPLNDVEVLVLDEADRMLDMGFSEDVLKLAAQCPAQRQTLLFSATTGSGLREMIETVLREPEHLLLNQVSELNEEVSQQVVLVDEGEHKEAVLFWLLQNETYEKAIVFTNTRVQADRLTGRLIAAGHKVFVLHGEKDQKDRKLAIERLKQGAVKILVATDVAARGLDVDGLDLVINYDMPRKGDEYVHRIGRTGRAGAAGVAISLVAHTDWNLMSSIERYLKLRFEQRVIPGLKASYKGPKKVKASGKAAGTKKKKTDAGKKAGAKPAAKRKPAAKPKAPLASSDGMAPLKRKKPAAE